AACGGATCTAAAGGATAACAGATAAGGGTCTGAATCTCTCTCTCTTAaaaatgtatatacatatatttttaaattaattagtgtaaaattatataaaattaattttgtatgttgttagtataataatgattaagattaattaatataaaattgtgtaaaattaattgtatttattgcttttttaatgtttaaagtGATAATTAGTATATGATTGTATAAAACTAATtgtattattgttgttattataatttaatataaaaattagttttaattttatatgtaaaaaaattttaaaaatgttatttattaaaaataagacatTTAAACAATATCTAATCCCTCCTCATGAGGTTTTTAGATCTCACATTGGCTGAGGGGGTTGAGTTACAATAATCACCTACTCTTGCTAAATATACCTTAGTGATTGTTAAGTTAACcccctttttttaattaaatttgttattatccATGATACCCTTTTAACCCTGTTTCTACACCCTCCATGAATATGTTCTTCCTTTAACCTAGAATTCACACGTTACAAGCCATAGtgaaatcttcttcttcagTCGTTCAACCCCAACAACTACTCCCACACCCCCTTCTGCTATGCCGCCATCACCGACCTCCTGCTCTCACACTCCCTATTCTCCGTCACCTTCTCCCTCCTCTGCCACTCCAACAAACTCTCCGACAACCTCGTCTACAGATTCATCAAACGCTCTCGGCCATCGCAGCGACATCAGGGGCACCATTCACTGGTTCCAGAAAGCCAAAAACCTAACAAGAGGACGATGCGCATATTCTGCAAGGTGATTAGAGACCCGTCAAAGTATCGAAGAAAGCGAGGGTTTGAATGGGAACCTTCGATTTTGCCGAGGAAGTTGCTCGAGCCTACGACGCCGCCGCTCGGACTCTCCGAGGTCCCAAGCCAAAACAAAAATCCCTCTCTGACCTTTTTGCTACAACCCCACCATCGATCCTTTCTTCTACGCGGGTTTCCCCACTTACCTTGAAGTCTGCCACAGCGGCTGCCACACTTCATCTTTCGTCAATGACGACGacactatttttaattttcttctgcTTGATTGTTCTTATTTTACTCTTTGTTACAAATAATTTGAGTTTTGCAGATGAATGATGCTTGTTTTGAGTTCTGTTATACTGTTAGGttcgggttttttttttttttttttcaattttaccgAGCTTTGggttttaattatgattatttttttgtatgtaTATATAGGTCATACccatttattgaattttttttccctaaaacttcaaataatatcattaaatataattacctcacttttttttaatccgTGTGAATAAAAAACACTAACCATTTCTCCtttattatcaatatatatattgacAATTTACGGTTATCAACGAAACAAAACTCCAAGCATTAAATGTCGAAGTTAATCTCAAATTTGAACTTTAcatttatgttaattatttgttatctaaattattttaaatacttgaatttgatcctgaaagtttttaatttgaatttatttatcaagttttttaaaataatcaatttagttttcaaatttcaaacacattaaacttttcaaaaatttggatagcaaattaaataatttaaaataatttagaaactaattaaacctaattattttatctatgTTCTATTGCTCAGATTAACTGTacagttaagaaaaaaaaaatcgttgcTATATTATATTCATGAAAAATATAACCATATTGTTTAATATGAGTATAtgactatatattatatataacaaaaatataactttaaaaaaatcttagtcattgtatttaattccttttaaacataaaatatatttaattaaaattaatactatgttctatttaataataaaaaattaacatttaaattcatagtttaatttgattctaTATTATATTGAATAAATACAAAACTTTTTTTGATGCCCGGtgttaaattttacttatataaaaaatactattcaatataaaaaatgttattcgtAGTTATATGAttagtaaatattataattacattatacatgtaattttttaataatgaaaaatttaatatatttatttaaaatatgtctGTACGAATAAAGTAAAAGTACATATGCAAGGAACAAGCATGGCTTAACTAGAATGAAATATTAGACATTAGACATAATCAACATTTCCGGGTTACACTGAGTTTCCAGCACATGTATACATCTTCACAAGGGGAGAAAAACTGTGCATATTTAGGCATAACCCCTGTTCTATTTTGACCACAAGCAGGCCATGATGTATTTCACACTAATCCACTAGAACGGTTGACTCTATGTTTCACTATCTCTTTACATTTGGGTTTGGGTTTCTGCCGAGTACAGGAAGCCGAGACCAGTTTGCCGCCTGACGTGCTCTGGGATGAGCTTAGGAAGCAGTTCAGGGGGCGCTCCATCTAACTGCAATCAAAAGTTTtcattacaaaattattaacatatatGGATATCAtgagggaaaaagaaaatacataatCCTTTCAGCAGTACAGTGCTGTTATGATTAACTGATATTCAGTGCACACTGATGTGTATAAGCATTCGACAATGCAATTTCTGTTTTGTGTTAGATACATACTTCCTTTTTAAAGTTGAAAAGGGGAGGCAGTGAACGACCATTAGGTAGCCGGGCATTGGGCTCGCGAAGCTCCTCAAAGAAAGGATGTGCCATTGCTTCCACCTTTAAAAGAAGCCACCAGTGAAAACTACGCTAAttctaaaaataacttttttagtaTTGTATGAACAATGAGCATAATGAAACtactttataaaaatacttaatGTGAATAGTTTTCATATCAAGGGTggatgttttaacttttaatgtaCTAATATAAGGGTTTGCCCTACTTACTGCACTGTAACGAAGTTTTGGGGAATATTGGAGAAGCCTTGATGCAAGGTCAATTGCTTCAGGAGGCATTCGCTTGTGAAAAACCTGAACCATGGATCGTTGCACCAAATGCATCAGTGCCCGCCCCCCCAAAAGAAAAGCTCTCGGAAAAACTGTTATTaaacaaaagcaaaaagaaGTGACAAGAAACGCAGTTACCTTATGCCAAGGATGAGCTTTGATATGGGGGAATCTGAAATCTGTATAATTAGGATTCATGCATCGAATTTCTTCTCGGGTGGGAGTGCCAAGAATCTACAAGAAAACACATTAGTAATTATCTCTCAGCAGCTAGATTCATCCAATCCAGGGTAACATTAACAAAGACAAGGAATCACCTTGATAATTTCCACGAGTTGATCGACCTGATTTTCTCCTGGGAACAAAGGctataaagaaatattttgaaaCTATGAGAAGCCAAGATAACATTTctcataaacaaagaaaaacatattatgTATGAACAACATTAGTGCATAGGTTGCCTAAAATTTTAACAACCTGGCCTAGAAGAAGTTCTGCAAGGACACAACCAGCTGACCAAATATCAACAGAAGTTGTGTATTCTGTTGCACCAAATATTAGTTCTGGGGCACGATAGTACCGTGAGCATATGTATGAAATGTTTGATTCACCTTCCACCTGACatgaaaataaatcattaaaatcaTACCATATGTTTTATTAGCATAGCAAATAACCGTAAGCAAATTAGCATGTAACCCCAACCAATGACC
The nucleotide sequence above comes from Glycine soja cultivar W05 chromosome 11, ASM419377v2, whole genome shotgun sequence. Encoded proteins:
- the LOC114372873 gene encoding shaggy-related protein kinase zeta-like isoform X2, with product MSAPVADGNDALTGHIISTTIGGKNGEPKQTISYMAERVVGTGSFGIVFQAKCLETGEAVAIKKVLQDRRYKNRELQLMRMMDHPNIITLSNYFFSTTSRDELFLNLVMEYVPETIFRVIKHYSSMKQRMPLIYVKLYTYQIFRGLAYIHTVPGICHRDVKPQNLLVDPLTHQVKLCDFGSAKVLVEGESNISYICSRYYRAPELIFGATEYTTSVDIWSAGCVLAELLLGQPLFPGENQVDQLVEIIKILGTPTREEIRCMNPNYTDFRFPHIKAHPWHKVFHKRMPPEAIDLASRLLQYSPKLRYSAVEAMAHPFFEELREPNARLPNGRSLPPLFNFKKELDGAPPELLPKLIPEHVRRQTGLGFLYSAETQTQM